A window of Synechococcus sp. UW179A contains these coding sequences:
- a CDS encoding phycobilisome rod-core linker polypeptide: MEGDVVDNAGDVINRCYRQIYFHAMSSDRDRYLESQLRNGSITVRDFIRGLLLSDRFLRGYVACNSNYRLVEQVIGRALGRKVRDNTEKLTYSIVIAEKGFETFVDLVLNSEEYMQRFGYDTVPLEISRVLPGRAVGEAPVYQEFPRYSYDWQEKLTSNDMMMSIEDHLNFGPTKSFAEKVLYERPSDKAFRYIIPSFVILSGLIVVGIVKVFTSIFVVG, translated from the coding sequence ATGGAAGGGGACGTTGTTGATAATGCTGGGGATGTTATTAATCGTTGTTATCGTCAGATCTATTTTCATGCAATGAGTAGCGATAGAGATCGCTATCTTGAGTCGCAGCTTAGAAATGGTTCAATTACAGTAAGGGATTTCATTCGTGGTCTATTGCTTTCGGACCGATTTTTGCGTGGTTATGTCGCTTGTAATAGCAATTATCGCCTTGTCGAGCAGGTTATCGGCAGGGCTTTGGGTCGCAAGGTAAGGGATAACACCGAAAAATTAACTTATTCAATTGTTATCGCCGAGAAAGGATTTGAGACTTTTGTTGATCTGGTCCTCAACAGTGAGGAGTACATGCAGAGGTTTGGTTACGACACTGTTCCTCTTGAGATCTCAAGAGTTTTGCCGGGTCGAGCTGTCGGTGAAGCCCCTGTTTATCAGGAATTCCCTCGATACTCTTATGACTGGCAGGAAAAGCTAACTTCAAACGACATGATGATGTCGATTGAAGATCACCTGAATTTCGGCCCTACGAAGTCGTTCGCAGAGAAAGTGCTGTATGAGCGACCCTCTGATAAGGCGTTCCGTTACATCATTCCATCCTTCGTCATCCTTTCGGGATTGATTGTTGTTGGAATTGTGAAAGTCTTTACAAGTATCTTTGTGGTGGGCTGA
- a CDS encoding ferredoxin, whose translation MFDTSAAFTASSDAETTFDTSAAFTAPSHDITSPSGLEPCLGGELRLQAIWVDEKVCVGCRYCAHVATNTFLMDQETGKCRAIRQDGDSTMVINEAIDTCPVDCIHWISFEELIEKKKEEMAKAAY comes from the coding sequence ATGTTCGACACCTCTGCGGCATTTACAGCATCCTCAGACGCTGAGACGACATTTGACACCTCGGCCGCATTTACTGCACCGTCTCACGACATCACGTCACCGTCAGGCCTAGAACCGTGTCTTGGCGGCGAACTGAGATTACAGGCAATCTGGGTCGATGAAAAAGTTTGTGTCGGATGTCGATATTGCGCCCACGTGGCAACCAATACCTTTCTGATGGATCAGGAAACGGGAAAGTGCAGAGCAATTCGCCAAGACGGTGATTCAACAATGGTGATCAACGAAGCCATTGACACCTGCCCCGTAGACTGCATTCACTGGATCAGCTTTGAAGAATTAATTGAAAAGAAAAAAGAAGAAATGGCGAAAGCCGCTTATTAA
- a CDS encoding photosystem II protein Y, whose protein sequence is MDLRILIVALPILLALSWATFNIGRAAIGQLQVAIKQYKINQTS, encoded by the coding sequence ATGGATCTAAGAATTCTGATTGTGGCATTGCCCATTCTTCTTGCCTTGAGCTGGGCAACTTTCAACATTGGCAGAGCCGCCATTGGTCAACTACAAGTTGCGATCAAGCAATACAAAATCAACCAAACATCCTGA
- a CDS encoding thioesterase family protein, with protein MAKHSWLNLSRTVRFGDTDAAGVMHFHQLLRWCHEAWEESLELYGIEAQTVFPGCRDQEHWPDTALPVVHCSASFKKAVHGGDQLLVRLTPQRIDQGCFEVRSHFLLNKQEVATGLIRQLAINVQTRRRCPLPDAISRWLEAAQIGQIEEL; from the coding sequence ATGGCGAAGCACTCCTGGCTCAACCTCAGCAGAACCGTGCGCTTCGGCGACACGGATGCTGCTGGCGTCATGCATTTTCATCAGCTGTTGCGCTGGTGCCATGAGGCATGGGAAGAGAGCCTGGAACTGTATGGAATTGAGGCCCAAACAGTGTTTCCTGGATGCCGCGACCAGGAACATTGGCCAGACACTGCACTCCCTGTAGTGCATTGCAGTGCCAGCTTCAAAAAAGCGGTGCATGGGGGAGATCAACTTCTCGTAAGGCTGACTCCACAACGAATTGATCAGGGGTGTTTTGAAGTTCGCAGTCACTTTCTGCTGAACAAACAGGAAGTCGCCACTGGCCTGATCAGACAATTGGCCATCAATGTGCAAACTCGGCGACGCTGTCCATTGCCCGACGCAATTTCACGCTGGCTCGAGGCTGCACAGATCGGACAAATCGAAGAACTCTGA
- a CDS encoding DUF6790 family protein: MGALQIRQQWAFNCCAEAFPHGIAFWVLGAGGFYGFIMHLVFGSFLAKQISWSNSPFQNPLACALTIGTVDFSSVLYRKRENNLKSMDACTSC, translated from the coding sequence ATGGGCGCCTTGCAGATACGGCAGCAATGGGCTTTCAACTGTTGTGCGGAAGCTTTTCCGCATGGGATCGCGTTCTGGGTGTTGGGTGCGGGCGGTTTCTATGGGTTCATCATGCACCTTGTTTTCGGGTCGTTCTTGGCAAAGCAGATCAGCTGGTCAAACAGTCCATTTCAGAATCCATTGGCCTGCGCCCTCACGATCGGGACTGTCGATTTCAGCAGCGTCCTGTATCGCAAGCGTGAAAACAATCTCAAGAGCATGGACGCTTGCACCAGTTGCTAA
- a CDS encoding NAD(P)H-quinone oxidoreductase subunit H, with amino-acid sequence MTQLETRTEPMVVNFGPHHPSMHGVLRLVVTLDGEDVVDCEPVIGYLHRGMEKIAENRTNVMFVPYVSRMDYAAGMFYEAIVVNAPERLANIPIPKRASYIRVLMLELNRIANHLLWLGPFLADVGAQTPFFYIFREREMIYDLWEAATGQRLINNNYFRIGGVAADLPWGWLEKCRDFCDWFGPKIDEYEKLITNNPIFRRRIEGLGVIGKEEAINWSLSGPMLRASGVPWDLRKVDHYECYDDFDWNVVWEKEGDCFARYRVRVEEMRQSLKILRQACDMIPGGPTENLEAKRMAEGKDSDFAGFDYQYVAKKVAPTFKIPNGELYTRLESGKGEIGVFIQGNNDVTPWRFKIRAADSNNLQILPHILKGHKVADIMAILGSIDVIMGSVDR; translated from the coding sequence ATGACGCAGCTGGAAACGCGCACGGAGCCGATGGTGGTCAACTTTGGCCCCCACCACCCCTCAATGCACGGCGTATTGCGCCTTGTGGTGACTCTTGATGGAGAGGATGTGGTGGATTGCGAGCCTGTGATCGGCTACCTCCATCGCGGCATGGAGAAGATCGCCGAAAACAGAACGAACGTCATGTTCGTGCCCTACGTGAGCCGGATGGATTACGCGGCAGGCATGTTCTACGAAGCGATTGTCGTGAACGCTCCTGAAAGGCTTGCGAATATTCCTATTCCCAAGCGAGCCAGTTATATCCGGGTGTTGATGTTGGAACTCAACCGCATTGCCAATCATTTGCTCTGGCTAGGGCCCTTCCTCGCTGATGTCGGAGCCCAGACCCCGTTTTTCTATATCTTCCGTGAACGGGAGATGATTTATGACCTTTGGGAGGCGGCCACGGGTCAGCGCCTGATCAATAACAACTACTTCCGCATCGGGGGTGTAGCAGCCGATCTGCCTTGGGGTTGGCTGGAAAAATGTCGCGATTTCTGTGACTGGTTCGGCCCCAAGATCGATGAATATGAAAAGTTGATCACCAATAACCCGATTTTCCGTCGACGTATTGAAGGTCTGGGGGTGATCGGCAAGGAAGAAGCTATCAACTGGAGCCTTTCTGGTCCGATGCTGAGAGCCTCCGGAGTGCCGTGGGACCTGCGCAAGGTTGACCATTACGAGTGTTACGACGACTTCGACTGGAATGTGGTCTGGGAGAAAGAGGGCGACTGCTTCGCCCGTTACAGGGTTCGTGTCGAAGAAATGCGCCAGTCCCTCAAGATTCTTCGCCAAGCCTGCGACATGATTCCCGGTGGCCCAACAGAGAACCTCGAAGCCAAACGCATGGCCGAGGGCAAAGACAGCGATTTCGCCGGCTTCGACTACCAGTACGTGGCCAAGAAGGTGGCACCCACATTCAAAATTCCCAATGGCGAGCTTTACACCCGACTGGAATCCGGGAAAGGCGAGATCGGAGTCTTCATTCAGGGGAACAACGACGTGACACCCTGGCGCTTCAAGATCCGTGCCGCAGACAGCAACAACCTGCAGATCCTTCCCCACATCCTCAAGGGACACAAGGTCGCCGACATCATGGCGATCCTCGGCTCCATCGATGTGATCATGGGATCTGTCGATCGTTGA
- the rsmH gene encoding 16S rRNA (cytosine(1402)-N(4))-methyltransferase RsmH, producing MPELPSSSAQGFMHVPVLAEPLMQTLAAELKEQRQSGVFIDATLGGGGHSGLLLDRYPQLRLVGLDHDQTARSAAAERLEHHGDRVTIVATNFADYTPPHTVSLVLADLGVSSPQLDLAQRGFSFRLDGPLDMRMNPAGGGETAAELIARLDESALADLIYAYGEERLSRRIARRIKADLDASGAYPGTAALAYAVAGCYPPKARRGRIHPATRTFQALRVAVNDELAVLDRLLQQAPNWLQPDGLLAIISFHSLEDRRVKTAFRSDERLQRVTRKPLIADEAEQQINPRSRSAKLRIARRRPTETRSGV from the coding sequence ATGCCCGAACTGCCATCCAGCTCCGCCCAGGGCTTCATGCATGTGCCGGTTCTGGCCGAACCGTTGATGCAAACGCTGGCCGCGGAGCTCAAGGAACAGCGTCAATCAGGAGTGTTCATTGATGCGACGCTGGGCGGCGGCGGCCACAGCGGCCTGTTGCTGGATCGCTATCCGCAGTTGCGTCTGGTGGGTCTCGATCACGATCAAACCGCCCGTTCTGCAGCAGCCGAGCGGCTTGAGCACCATGGCGATCGCGTCACAATCGTGGCGACCAATTTCGCTGATTACACCCCTCCTCATACGGTTTCATTGGTCCTGGCCGACCTTGGGGTGAGCAGCCCTCAGCTGGACTTGGCGCAGCGGGGATTCAGCTTTCGGCTGGATGGTCCCCTCGACATGCGGATGAATCCAGCCGGGGGAGGAGAAACTGCTGCTGAACTGATTGCAAGGCTGGATGAATCAGCCTTGGCGGATCTGATCTATGCCTATGGCGAAGAACGCTTGTCACGGCGGATTGCACGCAGGATCAAAGCTGATCTGGATGCCAGCGGCGCCTATCCCGGTACGGCGGCGCTGGCTTATGCAGTTGCTGGCTGTTATCCACCTAAGGCCCGCCGTGGTCGTATTCATCCCGCCACGCGCACCTTTCAGGCCCTGCGGGTCGCGGTCAATGATGAGCTTGCGGTTCTAGACCGCTTGTTGCAACAAGCCCCTAACTGGCTCCAGCCCGATGGTCTGCTGGCGATCATCAGTTTCCATTCGCTTGAAGACCGGCGAGTGAAGACGGCCTTTCGCTCAGATGAGCGCCTGCAGCGCGTGACTCGGAAGCCACTGATAGCTGACGAGGCTGAGCAGCAGATCAATCCGCGCAGTCGCAGCGCAAAGTTACGCATTGCCCGACGCCGCCCGACCGAGACGAGGTCTGGGGTATGA
- a CDS encoding DUF456 domain-containing protein: MSWITTSDGVWWIALLVQLLAIPGTFLPLLPGLIWLPVGALVWMGAVGWSQAWPEFILATVLFGLGLIADLLALGLASARLKASRWSAAGAGVGLLVGVLGLLPALPFGGPLLGALFGPWLGATLVETWFTTKPPRNLGWLKALRQGSVVGLAVVAGLLISKIAQFLMALFGLAGFVILSFH; this comes from the coding sequence ATGAGCTGGATCACGACTTCCGATGGGGTGTGGTGGATTGCCCTGCTGGTTCAGCTGCTGGCGATTCCAGGCACATTTTTACCCCTTCTTCCAGGTCTCATTTGGTTGCCGGTGGGAGCCCTTGTCTGGATGGGAGCTGTTGGCTGGTCTCAGGCCTGGCCTGAGTTCATCCTGGCGACGGTTCTTTTCGGATTGGGTCTCATCGCTGATCTGCTGGCTCTGGGACTCGCATCTGCACGTCTCAAGGCCAGTCGCTGGTCTGCGGCGGGAGCTGGAGTGGGCTTGCTTGTGGGAGTGCTGGGTTTGCTGCCGGCACTGCCGTTCGGTGGGCCTCTTCTGGGGGCCTTGTTTGGTCCATGGCTGGGAGCAACCCTGGTTGAAACCTGGTTCACAACAAAGCCACCCCGAAATCTGGGGTGGCTTAAGGCGTTGCGCCAGGGATCAGTCGTTGGTCTGGCGGTGGTGGCTGGTCTATTAATCAGCAAGATTGCTCAGTTTTTGATGGCTCTGTTCGGTCTTGCCGGTTTCGTGATTCTCAGTTTCCATTAA
- a CDS encoding cysteine desulfurase family protein codes for MINLDHQATTPCHSSVIEAMEPWWREQWGNPSSRQHRLGLTAAAAIGSARERLAGSLGIRSEELIFTSGATEANNLALLGHARARALSDGGPGHLISVATEHHAVLDPLLQLKQEGFQISLLNPQKNGLITEKQLEQAIQPKTQLISVMVANNEIGVIQPIRELSAVCSSHGITMHTDAAQAYGHLQLNAEELGCALISLSAHKFNGPKGIGALVVRGETQLQPLQWGGGQEQGLRAGTLPVPLIMGMAAAAELSIEDLEERQARLQALRDQLWKGLKDENPTIQLNGALQPRLAHNLNITIPNVSGSRLHRALRPRLACSSGSACSRGEPSHVLRSIGRSRIEAEGSLRLSLGRDTTARDIDGAIEVITSAIKGLTQH; via the coding sequence GTGATCAACCTCGATCACCAGGCCACCACACCCTGTCATTCCTCTGTGATCGAGGCGATGGAGCCCTGGTGGCGCGAGCAGTGGGGCAATCCATCGAGCCGGCAGCATCGGCTAGGACTGACAGCCGCCGCTGCAATCGGCTCAGCGAGAGAACGCCTTGCGGGCAGTCTGGGAATCAGATCCGAAGAACTGATCTTCACCAGTGGCGCTACCGAAGCCAACAACCTGGCGCTGCTAGGCCACGCCAGGGCTCGCGCGCTGTCCGACGGTGGACCAGGCCATCTGATCAGTGTGGCCACTGAGCATCATGCGGTGCTCGACCCTCTGCTGCAGCTGAAGCAGGAGGGATTTCAAATCAGCTTGTTGAATCCACAAAAGAACGGCCTAATCACGGAGAAACAGCTGGAACAGGCCATTCAGCCCAAGACCCAGCTGATCAGCGTGATGGTGGCTAACAACGAGATCGGCGTGATCCAACCGATCCGCGAGCTCAGCGCTGTCTGCAGCAGCCATGGCATCACCATGCACACTGATGCTGCCCAGGCCTACGGACACCTTCAGCTGAATGCCGAAGAGCTGGGCTGTGCACTGATCAGTCTCAGCGCACACAAATTCAACGGCCCGAAAGGCATCGGTGCCCTGGTGGTCAGAGGTGAAACACAACTGCAACCGCTCCAGTGGGGTGGAGGACAGGAGCAGGGGCTGCGGGCGGGAACATTGCCAGTGCCGCTGATCATGGGCATGGCTGCCGCAGCTGAGTTGTCAATAGAAGACCTGGAGGAGCGTCAGGCTCGGCTCCAGGCCCTGAGGGATCAGCTTTGGAAAGGTCTCAAAGATGAGAATCCAACAATCCAGCTCAACGGCGCGCTGCAACCTCGACTGGCCCATAACCTCAACATCACTATTCCGAACGTCTCGGGCAGCCGCCTGCACCGGGCTCTGCGGCCCCGGCTGGCCTGCAGCAGCGGTTCTGCCTGCAGTCGTGGCGAGCCATCTCACGTTCTGCGATCCATTGGCCGAAGCCGTATCGAGGCAGAAGGATCATTGCGACTGAGCCTGGGACGCGACACAACAGCCAGGGACATTGACGGAGCAATCGAGGTGATCACATCCGCAATCAAGGGATTGACCCAGCACTGA
- a CDS encoding response regulator transcription factor, translating to MLLVDDEPGLRSAVQAYLEDEGFDVTTAVDGEDGFSKAQQMLPDVVISDVMMPRLDGYGLLNKLRADERLGGTPVIFLTAKGMTADRTQGYLAGVDDYIPKPFDPDELVARVSNVAQRQQRLLQEAARFADADMGQMAKQITEIRSLLAQAEALPSSDPVQHNFTPRESSVLQLVAEGLMNKEIARQLETSIRNVEKYVSRLFIKTGTSSRTELVRYALQHRLVE from the coding sequence TTGCTGCTTGTGGATGATGAACCTGGCCTGCGATCAGCCGTGCAGGCCTACCTCGAGGATGAGGGGTTTGATGTCACGACGGCTGTTGATGGTGAGGATGGATTCTCCAAGGCGCAGCAGATGCTGCCGGACGTGGTGATCAGCGACGTGATGATGCCCCGGTTGGATGGCTATGGGCTGCTCAACAAGCTCAGAGCTGATGAGCGTCTGGGCGGTACTCCCGTGATCTTCCTCACCGCCAAGGGCATGACGGCGGATCGCACCCAGGGCTATCTGGCGGGTGTTGACGATTACATCCCCAAACCCTTTGACCCGGATGAGCTGGTCGCGCGCGTGAGCAACGTGGCCCAGCGTCAGCAGCGACTGTTACAGGAAGCAGCCCGCTTCGCTGATGCCGACATGGGGCAAATGGCTAAACAAATTACTGAGATTCGCTCTCTGCTCGCCCAGGCGGAGGCATTGCCCTCCAGCGACCCTGTGCAGCACAATTTCACGCCCAGGGAATCCAGTGTTCTGCAACTGGTGGCGGAAGGATTGATGAACAAGGAAATCGCTCGCCAGCTGGAGACATCAATTCGCAATGTCGAGAAGTACGTGAGCAGGTTGTTTATCAAAACCGGCACATCCAGCCGTACTGAGCTGGTGCGTTACGCCTTGCAGCATCGCCTGGTGGAGTGA
- a CDS encoding RNA pseudouridine synthase: protein MTGQEAELLPEGWRAAALNQGWTYKDITHRDDQGTLISVLMAQRYAHSSKEVWLRRIAAGEIQLDGKLLLKDRPLPAKAELIWCRPPWIEPAIPDCWSVEHDDGDLLVINKPSGLPVMPGGGFLQHTLATLLDQRSRLLGEPLAAKPVHRLGRFTSGLQVCARQPTTRAALTRSFQPASGTRKLYQAWSQRVVGLEFGTSLAVNTDVVERPHALLGWVWGPLPQSDGLIRRRLKAHSELKLLERSPQGDRLQVAITTGRPHQIRIHLAQLGSPLLGDPLYLNDQRISDVAIPGDGGYRLHAWRLLLNDLHLCCEPPSTF from the coding sequence GTGACGGGCCAAGAGGCGGAGCTTTTGCCTGAAGGTTGGCGTGCAGCCGCACTCAATCAGGGTTGGACGTACAAGGACATCACGCACCGAGACGATCAAGGCACGCTGATCAGCGTGCTGATGGCTCAGCGTTACGCCCACTCCTCCAAAGAGGTCTGGCTTCGCCGAATCGCAGCGGGAGAAATCCAACTCGACGGGAAGCTTCTGCTCAAGGATCGACCGCTGCCCGCCAAGGCAGAGCTGATCTGGTGCCGCCCACCATGGATCGAGCCAGCCATCCCTGATTGCTGGTCGGTGGAACATGACGACGGGGATCTGCTGGTGATCAACAAACCCTCAGGACTGCCTGTGATGCCTGGGGGAGGCTTTCTGCAACACACGCTTGCGACGCTTTTGGATCAGCGCAGTCGCCTGCTGGGTGAGCCCCTGGCTGCCAAGCCCGTGCATCGCCTGGGCCGCTTCACCTCCGGACTGCAGGTTTGTGCCCGCCAGCCGACCACCAGAGCCGCTCTCACGCGATCTTTTCAGCCTGCTTCAGGAACCCGCAAGCTTTATCAGGCCTGGTCTCAGCGTGTCGTGGGGCTCGAGTTTGGGACGTCTCTTGCGGTGAACACGGATGTGGTCGAGCGGCCCCATGCCTTGCTGGGTTGGGTCTGGGGACCGCTGCCCCAATCGGATGGGTTAATCCGGCGACGACTGAAAGCCCACAGTGAACTGAAGCTGCTGGAACGATCTCCGCAGGGCGACCGTCTGCAGGTGGCGATTACAACGGGGCGTCCTCACCAGATTCGCATTCATCTCGCGCAACTGGGATCTCCCCTGCTCGGTGATCCGCTCTACCTGAATGATCAGCGCATTAGTGATGTGGCCATTCCTGGAGACGGGGGCTATCGCCTTCATGCCTGGCGTCTATTGCTGAATGATCTGCATCTTTGCTGTGAGCCGCCATCAACGTTCTGA
- the bchM gene encoding magnesium protoporphyrin IX methyltransferase — MAPEQLLNDKQAEKKEVKGYFETTGFDRWNRIYSDSNDVNKVQRNIRIGHQKTVDEVLAWIEASGQFHNVSFCDAGCGVGSLSIPLASMGAGFIHASDISEAMAEEAERRARDAGLDMSKLNFAASDLESLSGSFHTVCCLDVFIHYPQEAAEEMVRHLCSLTEQRLIVSFAPYTPLLAALKGIGQLFPGPSKTTRAYTLKEKGIVAAAEASGFKPVRRSLNKAPFYFSRLIEFHKA, encoded by the coding sequence ATGGCCCCCGAGCAACTGCTGAATGACAAGCAGGCCGAGAAAAAGGAGGTGAAGGGCTATTTCGAGACGACAGGCTTCGATCGCTGGAACCGGATTTACAGCGACAGCAATGACGTCAATAAGGTCCAGCGCAACATCAGAATCGGGCACCAGAAAACCGTTGATGAGGTGCTGGCCTGGATCGAGGCGAGTGGTCAGTTCCACAACGTGAGTTTCTGTGATGCCGGTTGCGGCGTCGGCAGTCTGAGCATCCCCCTAGCGAGCATGGGAGCCGGCTTCATCCATGCCAGCGACATCTCTGAAGCGATGGCCGAGGAAGCGGAGCGCAGGGCGCGCGATGCAGGCCTAGACATGTCCAAGCTCAATTTCGCGGCCAGCGATCTTGAAAGTCTCAGCGGCTCGTTCCACACCGTGTGCTGTCTGGATGTGTTCATTCACTACCCCCAGGAGGCTGCGGAAGAGATGGTGAGGCACCTCTGCTCTCTCACCGAGCAACGTCTGATCGTGAGCTTCGCGCCCTACACGCCGCTCCTGGCTGCTCTGAAGGGCATCGGCCAGTTGTTCCCAGGCCCTAGCAAAACCACCCGCGCCTACACCCTCAAGGAGAAAGGAATTGTGGCTGCCGCGGAAGCAAGCGGTTTCAAACCCGTGCGGCGCAGCCTCAACAAAGCGCCCTTCTACTTCTCGAGGCTGATCGAGTTTCACAAGGCCTAA
- a CDS encoding N-acetylglucosamine-6-phosphate deacetylase, with product MRRITDVRLPRRPGSNDPGGLSWLTLNDHNLITAAGPMPAGGAMAGDSWHGDRLSRRGIDLQINGGLGLAFTELTQQDLPRLLQLLELLWRDGVEAIAPTLVTCAVAPLRQSLTVLRQARERHQAGRCQLLGAHLEGPFLAEARRGAHPLEHIAAPSVSALKARIAGFETDISLITLAPEQPGAQELISQLKELGIHVALGHSTADADQAALAFRQGVEMITHAFNAMPGLHHRAPGPLGEACRRGDIALGLIADGVHVHPTTAVLLQRMAGDQLVLVSDALAPYGLADGEHRWDERVLLVKNGTCRLEDGTLAGVTLPLLEGTCRLASWSGDADGAIWAATMAPRDVLPESLQDRFLIGEVLSELLRWEWNALERKLAWRQAA from the coding sequence ATGCGTCGGATCACCGATGTGCGTCTGCCTCGACGCCCCGGAAGCAACGACCCTGGCGGTCTGTCCTGGCTCACCCTGAATGATCACAACCTGATCACAGCCGCCGGTCCCATGCCGGCCGGTGGAGCGATGGCCGGAGACAGCTGGCATGGGGACAGGCTCAGTCGTCGGGGGATCGATCTGCAAATCAATGGTGGGCTTGGCCTGGCCTTCACGGAACTCACGCAACAGGATCTGCCAAGGCTCTTGCAATTGCTGGAGCTGCTTTGGCGCGATGGCGTCGAGGCAATCGCTCCCACCCTGGTCACCTGTGCGGTGGCCCCTTTACGCCAATCCCTGACCGTGCTCCGGCAGGCCCGTGAGCGGCATCAAGCCGGCCGCTGCCAGTTATTGGGAGCCCACCTTGAGGGGCCGTTCTTAGCGGAAGCCCGGCGGGGTGCACACCCGCTCGAGCACATCGCCGCTCCCAGCGTCTCGGCTCTGAAGGCACGGATCGCCGGGTTTGAAACCGACATCAGCCTGATCACCCTGGCGCCGGAACAACCGGGCGCTCAGGAGTTGATCAGCCAGCTGAAAGAGCTCGGCATTCATGTGGCTCTGGGTCACAGCACAGCAGATGCCGATCAGGCAGCCCTGGCGTTCAGACAGGGCGTCGAGATGATCACGCATGCTTTCAATGCCATGCCAGGACTGCACCACCGCGCTCCGGGACCATTGGGGGAAGCCTGTCGGCGCGGCGACATTGCTCTTGGGCTGATTGCCGACGGAGTGCATGTGCATCCCACCACTGCGGTTCTACTGCAGCGGATGGCGGGCGATCAGCTGGTGCTGGTGAGTGATGCCCTGGCCCCCTACGGACTAGCTGATGGTGAACATCGCTGGGACGAGCGCGTGCTCTTAGTGAAAAACGGCACCTGCCGACTTGAAGACGGCACCTTGGCCGGTGTGACCCTGCCGTTGCTCGAAGGAACGTGCCGTCTGGCCAGCTGGAGCGGTGATGCGGATGGTGCGATCTGGGCCGCCACCATGGCGCCAAGAGACGTGCTCCCAGAGAGTCTTCAAGACCGCTTTCTGATTGGAGAGGTGCTAAGCGAGCTGCTGCGCTGGGAATGGAACGCTTTGGAACGCAAGCTGGCTTGGCGGCAGGCTGCTTAA
- the purE gene encoding 5-(carboxyamino)imidazole ribonucleotide mutase — protein MAELPSPPVDPGAAPRVAVIMGSDSDLPSLQPAVVVLEELGLAVEVRVLSAHRTPLEMVSFAQQARQRGLAVIVAGAGGAAHLPGMVAALTTLPVIGVPVRSKTLSGVDSLHSIVQMPGGIPVATVAIGGGLNAGLLAAQILAVEGGELAERLEAYRQQLHDTVVEKDARLKDLGSRDYLNQMN, from the coding sequence GTGGCCGAGTTGCCATCCCCCCCCGTTGATCCAGGCGCCGCGCCCAGGGTCGCCGTCATCATGGGCAGTGATTCCGACCTTCCCAGCCTTCAGCCTGCCGTGGTGGTGTTGGAAGAATTAGGTCTAGCGGTGGAGGTGCGGGTGCTGTCGGCGCACCGCACGCCGTTGGAGATGGTTAGCTTCGCCCAGCAGGCTCGCCAGCGTGGGCTGGCTGTGATTGTGGCAGGAGCGGGCGGTGCTGCCCATCTGCCCGGAATGGTGGCCGCACTCACCACCTTGCCTGTGATCGGGGTGCCGGTGCGGAGCAAAACACTGTCCGGTGTCGACTCATTGCATTCGATTGTGCAGATGCCCGGTGGTATTCCGGTGGCCACGGTGGCGATCGGCGGTGGTTTGAATGCGGGCTTGCTGGCTGCACAGATTCTCGCTGTCGAGGGTGGTGAGCTGGCGGAACGCCTTGAGGCCTATCGCCAACAGCTGCATGACACTGTCGTTGAGAAGGATGCCCGTCTCAAGGATCTGGGCAGTCGTGACTATCTCAATCAAATGAATTGA
- a CDS encoding oxidoreductase, whose protein sequence is MPAESRSTIRSTVLTTLFPAALLYLLALTWSAAEGISSTKVLRDLAQDCDAPLGQGFLSSVGYLLWMAAAAIALFAAATGQIKGSLVNRQFAFCGGGFSLWLCLDDMFLVHDRYLGQSFLYVTYSVFTVLLLLCFRKPLKKFAGDTFLLSVVLLGSSVLIDAFQGIFPASYETVQLFEEGAKFLGIAAWLAFWCHYVNATSKLSSI, encoded by the coding sequence ATGCCAGCAGAATCTCGGTCGACCATTCGCTCGACGGTTTTGACAACGCTTTTTCCAGCAGCGCTGTTGTATTTGCTTGCGTTGACCTGGAGTGCTGCTGAGGGCATCAGCTCTACGAAGGTGTTGCGTGATCTGGCTCAGGACTGCGATGCCCCATTGGGCCAGGGATTTTTATCGAGCGTTGGCTATCTGCTTTGGATGGCTGCTGCTGCAATTGCATTATTTGCAGCAGCTACTGGTCAAATCAAAGGATCCCTTGTGAATCGCCAGTTTGCATTTTGCGGGGGTGGTTTTTCGCTGTGGCTCTGTCTTGATGACATGTTTCTGGTCCATGATCGTTACCTTGGACAGTCGTTTCTCTACGTCACTTACAGCGTCTTCACAGTGTTGCTCCTCCTCTGCTTCCGTAAACCTTTGAAGAAGTTTGCTGGCGACACATTCCTGCTCTCAGTGGTTTTGCTGGGGTCTTCGGTCTTGATTGACGCTTTCCAAGGAATCTTCCCGGCTTCCTATGAAACCGTTCAATTGTTTGAGGAGGGAGCAAAATTCCTGGGTATTGCTGCCTGGCTTGCTTTTTGGTGCCATTACGTCAATGCCACATCAAAACTGAGCTCAATTTGA